Proteins encoded in a region of the Haloglomus salinum genome:
- a CDS encoding helix-turn-helix domain-containing protein: MSLIAEISLSSPLMEATAGAVPETTFRMEDLQLVEDGPAKYLFWAEGGDLGRLDAALTVDPTVASFTCLTALSDRRLYRVSFTGEMKTRMTYLDAAANDIVYLEMRSTHQRTRIRARVPTRAALREYVETCQGKGIDLQVESLYRTDEGGAFPQYGLTEPQRAALIAAHEAGYFDPDRGATLADIAADLGISRQALAGRLRRGHRQLIEATLR, from the coding sequence ATGAGCCTCATCGCCGAGATATCGCTCAGCTCCCCACTCATGGAGGCGACCGCGGGGGCGGTCCCGGAGACGACCTTCCGGATGGAGGACCTCCAGCTGGTCGAGGACGGGCCCGCGAAGTACCTCTTCTGGGCCGAGGGGGGCGACCTCGGCCGGCTGGACGCCGCCCTGACCGTGGACCCGACCGTGGCCTCGTTCACCTGCCTGACGGCGCTGTCGGACCGCCGGCTCTACCGGGTGAGCTTCACCGGCGAGATGAAGACGCGGATGACCTACCTCGACGCCGCCGCCAACGACATCGTCTATCTGGAGATGCGCTCGACCCACCAGCGGACCCGCATCCGGGCGCGTGTGCCGACGCGCGCGGCGCTCCGCGAGTACGTCGAAACCTGTCAGGGGAAGGGTATCGACCTTCAGGTCGAGAGCCTCTACCGCACCGACGAGGGCGGGGCGTTCCCCCAGTACGGGCTGACCGAGCCACAGCGCGCGGCGCTCATCGCCGCGCACGAGGCCGGCTACTTCGACCCGGACCGGGGCGCGACGCTGGCGGACATCGCCGCCGACCTCGGCATCTCCCGGCAGGCACTCGCCGGGCGGCTCCGGCGCGGCCACCGGCAGCTCATCGAGGCGACCCTGCGGTGA
- a CDS encoding ABC transporter substrate-binding protein produces the protein MRVVSLLPSATEIVYALGIEPVGVSHECDHPPEAADLPSVVETHVDPEASSADINEQVAQAERAGGVYDLDLATLERLDPDVVVSQGICDVCAVDRVLVREAVDELGLDCEVVTTDPHSLDDVFDDIERIGAALDRPAAAADLVVDLRERVGHVRALTDDVPTDERPRVAVLDWLAPVMVAGHWMPELVEWAGGEYGMAEHGAESRPREWAEVREYDPEVLVAAPCGFELDQTFENLDDLTGREGFGDLAAVREERAFAMDGHHLVNRPGPRLVETLEYLAWVLHPERFDEPPADAVRPLARTVA, from the coding sequence ATGCGCGTCGTCTCGCTCCTCCCGTCCGCGACGGAGATCGTCTACGCCCTCGGCATCGAGCCGGTGGGCGTCTCCCACGAGTGCGACCACCCGCCCGAGGCCGCGGACCTGCCCAGCGTCGTCGAGACGCACGTCGACCCCGAGGCCTCGAGCGCCGACATCAACGAGCAGGTCGCGCAGGCCGAGCGAGCCGGCGGTGTCTACGACCTCGACCTCGCGACGCTGGAACGGCTCGACCCGGACGTGGTCGTCTCGCAGGGTATCTGTGACGTGTGTGCCGTCGACCGCGTGCTCGTGCGCGAGGCCGTCGACGAACTGGGGCTGGACTGCGAGGTCGTCACGACGGACCCACACTCGCTGGACGACGTGTTCGACGACATCGAGCGTATCGGGGCTGCGCTGGACCGGCCGGCGGCGGCCGCGGACCTCGTGGTCGACCTGCGCGAGCGGGTCGGGCACGTGCGGGCGCTGACGGACGACGTTCCGACGGACGAGCGCCCTCGCGTCGCGGTGCTGGACTGGCTCGCCCCCGTGATGGTCGCCGGCCACTGGATGCCCGAACTGGTCGAGTGGGCCGGCGGCGAGTACGGCATGGCCGAGCACGGAGCCGAGTCCCGCCCCCGCGAGTGGGCCGAGGTCCGCGAGTACGACCCCGAGGTGCTGGTCGCCGCACCTTGCGGGTTCGAACTCGACCAGACGTTCGAGAACCTCGACGACCTCACGGGTCGCGAGGGGTTCGGCGACCTGGCCGCGGTCCGCGAGGAGCGGGCGTTCGCGATGGATGGCCACCACCTCGTCAACCGCCCCGGGCCGCGCCTCGTCGAGACGCTGGAGTACCTCGCGTGGGTGCTGCATCCCGAGCGGTTCGACGAGCCCCCGGCCGACGCCGTCCGACCGCTGGCGCGGACGGTGGCCTGA
- a CDS encoding SDR family oxidoreductase has product MSDDTAGGALGGMTALVTGASSGIGRETVRTLARDGADVVLAARREGRLREVADEVADAHGVTAEVVPTDVTDPEQVEALVAAARERLDGLDVVVANAGVAAGSAIETMTDDEYRRMMAVNTDGVFYLTRAALPALREAGGHLVYVGSFAGKYPRPYNPVYAATKWWVRGFAKSVSAQVGDDGVGVTVVNPAAVRTEFEVGDQTMAERYEPGEVVEPAEVADAIAFAAKQSPSMVHELDLYERDKLTGF; this is encoded by the coding sequence ATGAGCGACGACACAGCCGGCGGCGCACTGGGGGGAATGACGGCGCTCGTGACGGGTGCCTCCTCGGGAATCGGTCGGGAGACGGTCCGAACCCTCGCGCGCGACGGCGCCGACGTGGTGCTCGCGGCCCGCCGCGAGGGACGCCTCCGCGAGGTGGCGGACGAGGTGGCCGACGCCCACGGCGTCACGGCCGAGGTGGTCCCGACGGACGTGACCGACCCCGAGCAGGTCGAGGCGCTGGTCGCGGCGGCCCGCGAGCGACTCGACGGCCTGGACGTCGTGGTCGCGAACGCCGGCGTCGCCGCGGGGTCGGCCATCGAGACGATGACCGACGACGAGTACCGCCGGATGATGGCGGTCAACACGGACGGCGTGTTCTACCTCACGCGCGCGGCGCTCCCGGCGCTCCGCGAGGCCGGCGGCCACCTGGTCTACGTCGGCTCGTTCGCCGGCAAGTACCCGCGGCCGTACAACCCGGTGTACGCCGCGACGAAGTGGTGGGTCCGCGGCTTCGCGAAGTCGGTGTCGGCGCAGGTCGGCGACGACGGGGTCGGCGTGACGGTCGTGAATCCCGCCGCGGTTCGCACCGAGTTCGAGGTCGGCGACCAGACGATGGCCGAGCGCTACGAACCGGGGGAGGTGGTCGAGCCAGCGGAAGTGGCGGACGCGATCGCCTTCGCCGCGAAGCAGTCGCCCTCGATGGTCCACGAACTGGACCTGTACGAGCGGGACAAGCTGACCGGGTTCTAG
- a CDS encoding GNAT family N-acetyltransferase yields MAPDDSERTANDPATAVRELTTDAEWDAAVPLLGQLWSDADPAFIRSWRGEDDYRLFGLYVTDGGVDDADGTDGANGTNGADGDPDTLVGVVGVSVHRILHHRRHAWVHDLVVDEPRRSSGFGAELLAFVERWADERDCEYVALANRLDNEDALSFYEAEGMERWGYVVEREL; encoded by the coding sequence ATGGCCCCTGACGACAGCGAGCGGACAGCGAACGACCCTGCCACGGCGGTGCGGGAACTGACCACGGACGCGGAGTGGGACGCGGCGGTGCCGCTGCTGGGACAGCTCTGGAGCGACGCCGACCCGGCGTTCATCCGCTCGTGGCGCGGGGAGGACGACTATCGCCTGTTCGGGCTGTACGTCACCGACGGCGGCGTGGACGACGCAGACGGTACTGACGGCGCAAACGGCACGAACGGCGCGGACGGCGACCCTGACACGCTCGTCGGCGTCGTCGGGGTCTCCGTCCATCGCATCCTCCACCATCGGCGCCACGCCTGGGTCCACGACCTCGTGGTGGACGAGCCCCGGCGGTCGTCGGGGTTCGGCGCCGAACTGCTGGCGTTCGTCGAGCGCTGGGCCGACGAGCGGGACTGCGAGTACGTCGCACTCGCCAACCGTCTCGACAACGAGGACGCGCTGTCGTTCTACGAGGCCGAAGGGATGGAGCGATGGGGGTACGTGGTGGAGCGAGAGCTGTAG
- a CDS encoding CRTAC1 family protein produces MLADRAAILPDREPIRATGVAVSEFDGTPYVLVGGYGEANRLFRGTAPGAAGSPLTELADVVAELRDATATGGDPYGEGEAVADPSGHAVGIAAADVDADGEEEWYVHNAGPFAREVVEPGAQGDLGSPEPDRLLDPHGADGLDGWLDLLADGRNRRGRNLRVGRSVAALDRTGDGTYAFLVTGDASPARLQTVTTGRVTDRAGDLGVDFLGGGRSVLAGPVRPVETAIDEGVRMDLFLGMERGPNLLLRNDGGGFTDFAPEIGVSDTHGNARGVALVDCGGGLGLALGNDDGHNRLWRLGDGAAVDITPAAFAEPGPVRAILAADLDNDGRQELFVGCHGAPNRLLRRVGDRAAADGETGWVAADPGPAADPDRPTTGAVAADLDGDGALELLVAHGGTDGEPLAVYGVPDANDAGWLRVRPRTRHGAPARGARVTLVTGAGPPQHRVVDAGSGYLSQGEPVAHFGLGDRTPARVTVAWPDGGTTATVEAPAAEQVLDVPFPA; encoded by the coding sequence GTGCTCGCAGACCGCGCTGCCATCCTGCCCGACCGCGAACCCATCCGCGCGACCGGCGTTGCCGTCTCCGAGTTCGACGGCACTCCGTACGTCCTCGTCGGGGGCTACGGCGAAGCGAACCGGCTGTTCCGGGGCACCGCACCCGGCGCGGCCGGCAGCCCCCTCACCGAACTCGCCGACGTGGTGGCCGAACTCCGGGACGCGACGGCCACCGGCGGCGACCCGTACGGTGAGGGCGAGGCGGTCGCCGACCCGAGCGGACACGCGGTCGGTATCGCCGCCGCGGATGTCGACGCGGACGGCGAGGAGGAGTGGTACGTCCACAACGCCGGTCCGTTCGCCCGCGAGGTGGTCGAACCGGGCGCGCAGGGCGACCTCGGCTCGCCCGAACCCGACCGCCTGCTCGACCCGCACGGCGCGGACGGCCTCGACGGCTGGCTCGACCTGCTGGCCGACGGCCGCAATCGACGGGGCCGGAACCTCCGGGTCGGCCGCTCGGTCGCGGCGCTCGACCGGACCGGCGACGGAACCTACGCCTTCCTCGTCACGGGTGACGCCTCCCCCGCGCGCCTCCAGACCGTTACGACCGGGCGCGTGACCGACCGCGCCGGCGACCTGGGCGTCGACTTCCTCGGCGGCGGCCGCTCGGTGCTCGCCGGTCCCGTCCGACCCGTGGAGACCGCGATAGACGAGGGGGTCCGGATGGACCTCTTTCTCGGGATGGAGCGCGGTCCGAACCTGCTCCTGCGGAACGACGGCGGCGGCTTCACGGACTTCGCACCCGAGATAGGTGTCTCGGACACGCACGGCAACGCCCGCGGCGTCGCGCTGGTCGACTGCGGTGGGGGGCTGGGGCTCGCGCTCGGCAACGACGACGGCCACAACCGGCTGTGGCGGCTGGGCGACGGAGCCGCCGTCGACATCACGCCGGCTGCGTTCGCCGAGCCCGGGCCCGTCCGGGCGATACTGGCGGCGGACCTCGACAACGACGGCCGACAGGAGCTGTTCGTGGGCTGTCACGGGGCGCCGAACCGACTCCTCCGGCGTGTCGGGGACCGGGCGGCGGCCGACGGCGAGACCGGGTGGGTGGCCGCCGACCCCGGCCCGGCCGCCGACCCCGACCGCCCGACGACGGGCGCCGTCGCGGCGGACCTCGACGGCGACGGCGCGCTCGAACTGCTCGTCGCGCACGGCGGCACGGACGGCGAACCGCTGGCCGTCTACGGCGTGCCGGACGCGAACGACGCGGGCTGGCTCCGGGTCCGGCCCCGTACCCGACACGGCGCTCCGGCCCGCGGTGCGCGCGTCACGCTAGTGACCGGGGCTGGGCCACCCCAGCATCGCGTCGTCGACGCCGGCTCCGGCTACCTCTCGCAGGGCGAGCCGGTCGCCCACTTCGGCCTCGGCGACCGGACGCCGGCGCGGGTCACGGTCGCGTGGCCGGACGGTGGGACCACCGCCACCGTCGAGGCGCCCGCCGCGGAGCAGGTGCTCGACGTGCCGTTTCCGGCGTAG
- a CDS encoding desampylase gives MLRLAPSVREDILAHARGGVPEEVCGVLAGRHGAAADGEASTAHESARATNAADSPRNRYELDPAEQLELMRELEADGDEVVGFYHSHPRGPPAPSNVDAHEATWEGYSYVIVSLGAADPDVRSWRWTGERFEREPVRAVDS, from the coding sequence ATGCTCCGTCTCGCCCCGTCGGTCCGCGAGGATATCCTCGCACACGCACGCGGAGGCGTACCCGAGGAGGTGTGCGGCGTCCTCGCTGGACGACACGGCGCGGCGGCCGACGGCGAGGCCTCGACCGCCCACGAGTCGGCCCGCGCGACCAACGCCGCCGACTCGCCACGGAACCGGTACGAACTCGACCCCGCCGAGCAGCTGGAACTGATGCGCGAGCTGGAAGCGGACGGCGACGAGGTCGTCGGCTTCTACCACTCGCACCCCCGCGGCCCGCCGGCCCCGAGCAACGTCGACGCCCACGAGGCGACGTGGGAGGGGTACAGCTACGTCATCGTCTCGCTGGGTGCCGCCGACCCCGACGTGCGGTCCTGGCGCTGGACGGGCGAGCGGTTCGAACGGGAACCGGTCCGGGCCGTCGACTCGTGA